A DNA window from Actinokineospora baliensis contains the following coding sequences:
- a CDS encoding SEFIR domain-containing protein, which produces MTVPRVFLSYAQEDNHNEVVQGFWEFLRTNGIDARLDQLAAGERQDWVLWMGEQIREADVVLCIASERYRERAEGRANPDEGRGAQWEARLIRDTFHANQHDLRRFVPVVLPGQSTAGIPDFLAPSTTTYYVVEDFTKEGAEKLLRFLLKKPKLLDVPLGAQPDL; this is translated from the coding sequence ATGACGGTGCCGAGGGTGTTCCTCTCCTACGCCCAAGAGGACAACCACAACGAAGTGGTTCAGGGCTTCTGGGAGTTTCTCCGCACCAACGGCATCGACGCCCGCTTGGACCAGCTCGCCGCGGGGGAGCGGCAGGATTGGGTGCTCTGGATGGGGGAGCAGATCCGCGAGGCCGACGTCGTTCTGTGCATTGCCTCTGAGCGGTACCGGGAGCGGGCAGAGGGCCGCGCGAACCCCGACGAAGGCAGGGGTGCCCAGTGGGAGGCCCGCCTGATCCGGGACACCTTCCACGCAAACCAGCACGACCTGCGGCGGTTCGTCCCCGTTGTCCTCCCCGGCCAGTCCACCGCCGGGATCCCCGACTTCCTGGCCCCGTCGACCACCACCTACTACGTGGTCGAGGACTTCACGAAAGAAGGCGCCGAGAAGCTGCTGAGGTTCCTGCTCAAGAAGCCGAAGCTGCTTGACGTCCCGCTCGGTGCACAACCGGATCTGTGA
- a CDS encoding DUF305 domain-containing protein, with amino-acid sequence MRRPLIAAACLVALAGCAGNGHTDHAAGHADHLAPTTPASSAAAPLTTASGAASAAPAVSDYNLADVMFLQMAIANHNRGIELIHLADKRPIREDLRNLAAAIRLTQEQEVGQMKKWLSGWSQSTDVNPDPNAHSHHGGMPVTDAQALAELGKLPDSEFEKQFIALLTAHQHNAVEFALTEGKEGASAEVKAFADKVVKSRTGQIQQLLNYQQ; translated from the coding sequence ATGAGACGTCCACTCATCGCCGCCGCCTGCCTCGTCGCGCTCGCGGGCTGCGCGGGCAACGGCCACACCGACCACGCGGCGGGCCACGCCGACCACCTGGCGCCCACCACCCCGGCCTCCTCGGCCGCGGCCCCGCTGACCACCGCGAGCGGCGCCGCCAGCGCCGCCCCCGCCGTCAGCGACTACAACCTGGCCGACGTGATGTTCCTGCAGATGGCGATCGCCAACCACAACCGCGGCATCGAGCTGATCCACCTCGCCGACAAGCGACCGATCCGCGAAGACCTGCGCAACCTGGCCGCCGCCATCCGGCTGACCCAGGAGCAGGAGGTCGGCCAGATGAAGAAGTGGCTCTCCGGCTGGTCCCAGTCCACCGACGTCAACCCCGACCCCAACGCCCACTCCCACCACGGCGGCATGCCGGTGACCGACGCCCAGGCACTGGCCGAGCTGGGGAAACTGCCCGACAGCGAGTTCGAGAAGCAGTTCATCGCACTGCTGACCGCCCACCAGCACAACGCGGTGGAGTTCGCGCTGACCGAGGGCAAGGAAGGCGCCAGCGCGGAGGTGAAGGCGTTCGCGGACAAGGTGGTCAAGTCCCGGACCGGCCAGATCCAGCAGTTGCTGAACTACCAGCAGTGA
- a CDS encoding lytic polysaccharide monooxygenase, protein MKHKRKFAAAAAGATIAPLLMVALPASQAAAHGYISSPPSRQANCAAGKVSNCGPVIYEPQSVEGPKGQKNCHGGLSQFSQLSDESKNWPAASVGNSVNFTWTLTARHATSTWEYFIGSERVAVFNDNGAQPGATKTHTVNLGGKSGRVKLLAVWNIADTAMAFYSCVDLQVGGGGTTTTQPTTTTTQPTTTTTRPTTTTTQPTTTTTPPQSGTWAAGTNYAAGATVTYNGGSYRCLQAHTALAGWEPSTTPALWAKN, encoded by the coding sequence ATGAAGCACAAGCGCAAATTCGCCGCGGCAGCGGCAGGGGCGACCATCGCCCCGCTGTTGATGGTCGCCCTGCCCGCGAGCCAGGCCGCGGCGCACGGCTACATCAGCTCCCCGCCCAGCCGCCAGGCCAACTGCGCGGCGGGCAAGGTCAGCAACTGCGGCCCGGTCATCTACGAGCCGCAGAGCGTCGAGGGGCCCAAGGGGCAGAAGAACTGCCACGGCGGTCTCTCGCAGTTCTCCCAGCTCAGCGACGAGTCGAAGAACTGGCCCGCGGCCTCGGTCGGCAACTCGGTGAACTTCACCTGGACGCTCACCGCCCGGCACGCGACCTCGACCTGGGAATACTTCATCGGCAGCGAGCGGGTCGCGGTCTTCAACGACAACGGCGCGCAGCCCGGTGCGACCAAGACCCACACCGTCAACCTGGGCGGCAAGTCCGGCCGGGTGAAGCTGCTCGCCGTGTGGAACATCGCCGACACCGCGATGGCCTTCTACAGCTGCGTCGACCTGCAGGTCGGCGGCGGTGGCACCACCACCACCCAGCCGACCACCACGACCACGCAGCCGACGACGACCACCACTCGTCCGACGACGACCACCACGCAGCCGACCACCACGACCACGCCGCCGCAGTCGGGCACGTGGGCGGCGGGCACCAACTACGCGGCAGGCGCGACCGTGACCTACAACGGTGGCTCCTACCGCTGCCTGCAGGCCCACACCGCGTTGGCGGGCTGGGAGCCGAGCACCACCCCGGCTCTCTGGGCCAAGAACTGA
- a CDS encoding DNA gyrase/topoisomerase IV subunit B, translated as MTAETLYGADDLTHLEGLEAVRKRPGMYIGSTDSRGINHLFTEIVDNSTDEGVAGHASRVVVTLHADGSVQVDDDGRGIPTGVHAKSGLSGVELVLTRLHAGGKFGGSGYKTSGGLHGVGASAVNALSHRFDVTVKRDGKVYRMSFAHGVPGVFDGDGPKAPFTRQSGLEVVGRMRRNDTTGTSSRYWYDARYFENGAALDVESVRAKLRNTAFLVPGVTYVLRQEDPEAPGRFAEESFQFPNGLVDMVEFLSPDGERAVSGTLLVTGEGSYQENAADENGVMRSKVERRAEVEVALRWGTGYERTVECFTNTIRNVHGGTHRKGFERAAVKALQEAITKTRGLLKPREDPPTLDDVLEGMTAVVHVRIPEPQFTSQTKDELSTAGITKVIQGVVDKHLREWTEDRRSKAEAKVVLQKIVDAGRVRIAQKQQKDAARRKTALEGAAMPAKLVDCRTTGVARSELFLVEGDSALGSARMARVSEYQALLPLRGKILNVQKASLADTLRNAEIAAIVQVLGAGTGRTFDLAAMRYGRVILMADADVDGSHIRTLLITLFAKYMRPVIDDGRLYAAMPPLHKITTRGRGAETVFTFTQREMETTVARLEKAGRQVVTPVPRFKGLGEMDADELWETTMNPATRSVRRITMGDAEAAETALELLMGEKVEPRRNWLVDSAARVDQSAIDL; from the coding sequence GTGACTGCCGAGACCCTGTACGGGGCCGACGACCTCACGCACCTGGAGGGTCTGGAGGCGGTGCGCAAGCGGCCCGGCATGTACATCGGGTCCACCGACAGCCGGGGCATCAATCACCTGTTCACCGAGATCGTCGACAACTCCACCGACGAGGGCGTCGCGGGCCACGCCAGCCGGGTGGTGGTCACCCTGCACGCCGACGGCAGCGTCCAGGTCGACGACGACGGCCGCGGCATCCCCACCGGCGTGCACGCCAAATCCGGTTTGTCCGGTGTGGAGCTGGTGCTGACCAGGCTGCACGCGGGCGGCAAGTTCGGCGGCTCCGGCTACAAGACCTCCGGCGGCCTGCACGGCGTCGGCGCCTCCGCGGTCAACGCCCTGTCGCACCGCTTCGACGTCACCGTCAAGCGCGACGGCAAGGTCTACCGGATGTCCTTTGCGCACGGCGTGCCCGGCGTGTTCGACGGCGACGGGCCCAAGGCGCCGTTCACCCGCCAGTCCGGCCTCGAGGTCGTCGGCAGGATGCGCCGCAACGACACCACCGGCACCTCCAGCCGGTATTGGTACGACGCGCGGTACTTCGAGAACGGCGCCGCGCTCGACGTCGAGTCGGTCCGCGCGAAGCTGCGCAACACCGCGTTCCTGGTCCCCGGCGTCACCTACGTGCTGCGCCAGGAGGACCCCGAGGCGCCCGGCAGGTTCGCCGAGGAGTCCTTCCAGTTCCCCAACGGCCTCGTGGACATGGTCGAGTTCCTCAGCCCTGACGGCGAGCGCGCGGTCTCCGGCACCCTCCTGGTCACCGGCGAGGGCAGCTACCAGGAGAACGCCGCCGACGAGAACGGGGTGATGCGGTCCAAGGTGGAGCGCCGCGCCGAGGTCGAGGTGGCGCTGCGCTGGGGCACCGGCTACGAGCGCACCGTGGAGTGCTTCACCAACACCATCCGCAACGTGCACGGCGGCACGCACCGCAAGGGCTTCGAGCGGGCGGCGGTCAAGGCGCTGCAGGAGGCGATCACCAAGACCCGGGGTCTGCTCAAGCCCAGGGAGGACCCGCCGACCCTCGACGACGTGCTCGAGGGCATGACCGCGGTCGTGCACGTGCGCATCCCCGAGCCGCAGTTCACCTCCCAGACCAAGGACGAGCTGTCCACCGCGGGCATCACCAAGGTCATCCAGGGCGTGGTGGACAAGCACCTGCGCGAGTGGACCGAGGACCGGCGCAGCAAGGCCGAGGCCAAGGTCGTGCTGCAGAAGATCGTCGACGCGGGCCGGGTGCGGATCGCGCAGAAGCAGCAGAAGGACGCCGCGCGCCGCAAGACCGCGCTCGAGGGCGCCGCGATGCCCGCCAAGCTCGTCGACTGCCGCACCACCGGGGTCGCGCGCAGCGAGCTGTTCCTGGTCGAGGGCGACAGCGCGCTCGGCTCGGCGCGGATGGCCAGGGTCTCGGAGTACCAGGCGCTGCTGCCGCTGCGCGGCAAGATCCTCAACGTGCAGAAGGCCAGCCTCGCCGACACCCTGCGCAACGCCGAGATCGCCGCCATCGTGCAGGTGCTCGGCGCGGGCACCGGCCGCACCTTCGACCTGGCCGCGATGCGCTACGGCCGGGTCATCCTGATGGCCGACGCCGATGTGGACGGCTCGCACATCCGGACCCTGCTGATCACCCTGTTCGCCAAGTACATGCGCCCGGTCATCGACGACGGCAGGCTCTACGCCGCGATGCCGCCGCTGCACAAGATCACCACCCGCGGCCGGGGCGCGGAGACGGTCTTCACCTTCACCCAGCGCGAGATGGAGACCACCGTGGCCCGCCTGGAGAAGGCGGGCAGGCAGGTGGTCACGCCGGTGCCCCGGTTCAAGGGCCTCGGCGAGATGGACGCCGACGAGCTGTGGGAGACCACGATGAACCCGGCCACCCGCTCGGTGCGGCGCATCACCATGGGTGACGCCGAGGCCGCCGAGACCGCGCTGGAACTGCTGATGGGGGAGAAGGTGGAGCCGCGGCGCAACTGGCTGGTCGACTCCGCCGCCCGCGTCGACCAGTCCGCCATCGACCTCTGA
- a CDS encoding DNA topoisomerase (ATP-hydrolyzing) produces the protein MARRKAPATKVDPTAFDRAGATVVDNPVRTEIEDSYLEYAYSVIHSRALPDARDGLKPVHRRILFSMHEQGYRPTHAYVKSSRVVGDCFVRGALVSTPGGLRPIQEIELGDAVLDPAGLPVPVVAVYENPVSELVRVHWTNGHSMLVTPGQRFRVGTGEWVAARDLAGHSTVAGSGAREVTFSDDGSAYVLGLVTAAGTAVDGDVRVESLDSAPVDLVHGWAIGAGLDARRDKREARTPTQRDRHILTIAGGPLPPRDAVPAVVLADRASWAPYLAGLFDGAGHVRRGAGRIAGVADPALLRQVWCLLADLGIDAEVSDRGMTVSGPAAARLASLLLPWVRDAHKHGGLLRIAGPAAEPVTVAAVVPAGEGTTYDIQVGSAEHAFVVEGHVVHNCMGKYHPHGDTAIYDAMVRLAQDFSLNAPLVDGHGNFGSPDDGPAASRYTEARMSNEAMLLVGELGEDTVDFRPNYDGSLLEPVVLPAAFPNLLVNGTSGIAVGMATNMIPHNLGEVVAAARHLITHPDADLDKLMEFIPGPDLPTGGLLLGLDEVRKAYETGRGVVRMRAKVEIGPLEGSRRQAITVTELPYQVGSEKIIEKITEEVNKSKRLTGIADVKDLTDRENGTRLVIECKVGVNPQALLSDLYRLTPMEQSFGINNLVLVDGQPRTLGLKALLEVFLRHRYEVVTRRTRYRKRKREDRLHLVEGLLLALVDIDKVIRLIRGSDDAAAAKAGLISRFKLSEIQATYILDTPLRRLTKYDKLELEEEQEKLRREVEELSKILDDDKVLRRVVSTELGKVAKDRTAERRTSLVDGDLKEVLAASKPAGPLEVTDDPCQVILSATGLVARTAAESEEASEGRTRKGRARHDAVAALVHSTARGQVLLITNRGRAVKTDVLPLPVLPEQSGTVSVSGGMAAGELVPLSTGERVIGIAPLGDQAAGSPGLALGTRQGVVKVCAPEWPVRSDEFEVITLKEGDEVVGATWLRDGSETLVFVTAEASLLRYAASLVRPQGLKGGGMAGVTLPSGGKVVFFGGIRIDDPDHGDPLVVTSTGQSVKVTPFAEYPPKGRATGGVRAHRFLKGETALTLAWIGPRPAGSSRTGSAIELPTPDPRRDASGHPHPGPDVIGHLVERA, from the coding sequence ATGGCACGCCGCAAGGCCCCCGCGACCAAGGTCGACCCCACCGCGTTCGACCGCGCGGGCGCGACCGTCGTCGACAACCCGGTGCGCACGGAGATCGAGGACTCCTACCTGGAGTACGCCTACTCGGTCATCCACTCCCGCGCGCTGCCCGACGCGCGCGACGGCCTCAAGCCGGTGCACCGCCGAATCCTGTTCTCCATGCACGAGCAGGGCTACCGGCCCACGCACGCCTACGTGAAGTCCTCCCGCGTGGTCGGCGACTGCTTCGTGCGCGGCGCGCTGGTGTCCACCCCCGGTGGTCTGCGCCCGATCCAGGAGATCGAGCTGGGTGACGCGGTGCTGGACCCGGCCGGGCTGCCGGTGCCGGTGGTGGCCGTGTACGAGAACCCGGTCTCGGAACTGGTCCGCGTGCACTGGACCAATGGGCACAGCATGCTCGTCACCCCGGGCCAGCGGTTCCGGGTCGGCACCGGCGAGTGGGTCGCCGCCCGCGACCTCGCCGGGCACAGCACGGTGGCGGGCAGCGGCGCCCGCGAGGTCACCTTCAGCGACGACGGCTCGGCCTACGTGCTCGGGCTGGTGACGGCGGCGGGAACGGCCGTGGACGGGGACGTCCGGGTCGAGTCGCTGGACTCGGCGCCGGTGGACCTCGTGCACGGGTGGGCGATCGGCGCCGGGCTCGACGCGCGGCGCGACAAGCGCGAGGCCCGCACCCCGACCCAGCGCGACCGGCACATCCTGACCATCGCGGGCGGCCCGCTGCCCCCGCGCGACGCGGTGCCCGCGGTGGTCCTGGCCGACCGGGCGTCATGGGCGCCCTACTTGGCTGGCCTGTTCGACGGCGCCGGGCACGTCCGGCGCGGCGCGGGCCGGATCGCGGGTGTGGCCGATCCGGCGTTGCTGCGCCAGGTGTGGTGCCTGCTCGCTGACCTGGGCATCGACGCCGAGGTGTCGGACCGGGGGATGACCGTGTCCGGCCCGGCCGCCGCCCGGCTGGCGTCGCTGCTGCTGCCCTGGGTGCGCGACGCGCACAAGCACGGTGGTCTGCTGCGGATCGCCGGTCCGGCCGCCGAGCCGGTCACCGTCGCCGCCGTGGTGCCCGCCGGGGAGGGCACCACCTACGACATCCAGGTCGGCTCCGCCGAGCACGCCTTCGTGGTCGAGGGCCACGTGGTGCACAACTGCATGGGCAAGTACCACCCGCACGGCGACACCGCGATCTACGACGCGATGGTCCGCCTCGCCCAGGACTTCTCGCTCAACGCACCGCTGGTCGACGGGCACGGCAACTTCGGCTCACCGGATGACGGCCCCGCCGCCAGCCGCTACACCGAGGCGCGGATGTCCAACGAGGCGATGCTGCTCGTCGGCGAGCTCGGCGAGGACACCGTCGACTTCCGGCCCAACTACGACGGCTCGCTGCTCGAACCGGTGGTGCTGCCAGCGGCGTTCCCGAACCTGCTGGTCAACGGGACCTCGGGCATCGCGGTCGGCATGGCCACCAACATGATCCCGCACAACCTGGGCGAGGTGGTGGCCGCCGCCAGGCACCTGATCACCCACCCGGACGCCGACCTCGACAAGCTGATGGAGTTCATCCCCGGCCCCGACCTGCCCACCGGCGGGCTGCTGCTGGGCCTCGACGAGGTCCGCAAGGCCTACGAGACCGGCCGGGGCGTGGTGCGGATGCGCGCCAAGGTGGAGATCGGCCCGCTGGAGGGCAGCCGCCGCCAGGCCATCACGGTCACCGAGCTGCCCTACCAGGTCGGCTCGGAGAAGATCATCGAGAAGATCACCGAAGAGGTGAACAAGAGCAAGCGGCTCACCGGCATCGCCGACGTCAAGGACCTCACCGACCGGGAGAACGGCACCCGGCTGGTGATCGAGTGCAAGGTCGGGGTGAACCCGCAGGCGCTGCTGTCGGACCTGTACCGGCTGACCCCGATGGAGCAGTCCTTCGGCATCAACAACCTGGTGCTCGTCGACGGGCAGCCGCGCACGCTGGGCCTCAAGGCGCTGCTGGAGGTCTTCCTGCGGCACCGCTACGAGGTGGTCACCCGGCGCACCCGCTACCGCAAGCGCAAGCGCGAGGACCGGCTGCACCTGGTCGAGGGCCTGCTGCTGGCCCTGGTCGACATCGACAAGGTCATCCGCCTGATCCGCGGCAGCGACGACGCCGCGGCCGCGAAGGCGGGCCTGATCAGCCGGTTCAAGCTCTCCGAGATCCAGGCCACCTACATCCTCGACACGCCGCTGCGCCGCCTCACCAAGTACGACAAGCTCGAACTCGAGGAGGAGCAGGAGAAGCTGCGCCGCGAGGTCGAGGAGCTCTCGAAGATCCTCGACGACGACAAGGTGCTGCGCCGGGTCGTGTCGACGGAGCTGGGCAAGGTCGCCAAGGACCGCACCGCCGAGCGCCGCACCTCGCTGGTCGACGGCGACCTCAAGGAGGTGCTGGCCGCCTCAAAGCCCGCCGGGCCGCTGGAGGTCACCGACGACCCGTGCCAGGTGATCCTGTCGGCGACCGGCCTGGTCGCGCGCACCGCCGCCGAGTCGGAGGAGGCCTCCGAGGGCCGCACCCGCAAGGGGCGCGCCCGCCACGACGCGGTCGCGGCGCTGGTGCACTCGACCGCGCGCGGGCAGGTCCTGCTGATCACCAACCGCGGCCGGGCGGTCAAGACCGACGTGCTGCCGCTGCCGGTGCTGCCCGAGCAGAGCGGCACCGTGTCGGTCAGCGGCGGGATGGCCGCCGGCGAACTGGTGCCGCTGTCGACGGGGGAGCGGGTGATCGGCATCGCCCCGCTCGGCGACCAGGCGGCGGGCTCACCCGGCCTGGCGCTGGGTACCCGCCAGGGCGTGGTGAAGGTGTGCGCCCCGGAGTGGCCGGTCCGCTCCGACGAGTTCGAGGTGATCACCCTCAAGGAGGGCGACGAGGTCGTCGGAGCCACCTGGCTGCGCGACGGCTCCGAGACCCTCGTGTTCGTGACGGCCGAGGCGTCCCTGCTGCGCTACGCCGCGTCCCTCGTCCGCCCCCAGGGCCTCAAGGGCGGCGGAATGGCGGGCGTCACCCTGCCCTCCGGCGGCAAGGTCGTCTTCTTCGGCGGCATCCGCATCGACGACCCCGACCACGGCGACCCCTTGGTAGTAACGTCCACCGGCCAGTCCGTCAAGGTCACCCCCTTCGCCGAATACCCCCCCAAGGGCCGAGCCACCGGCGGCGTCCGAGCCCACCGCTTCCTCAAGGGCGAAACCGCCCTGACCCTCGCCTGGATCGGCCCCCGCCCCGCAGGCTCATCCCGCACCGGCTCCGCAATAGAACTTCCCACCCCCGACCCCCGCCGCGACGCCTCCGGCCACCCCCACCCCGGCCCCGACGTCATCGGCCACTTGGTCGAGCGAGCCTAG
- a CDS encoding helix-turn-helix transcriptional regulator: protein MIGAVVGRDPLLAEIHDRLSHGGGVVLTGPSGIGKTTILDALTAAHPSVLRATAAEGERWIRSGVLAELLAQVPSPIIAALPDEFRAAATEVLTGRRDDGGMPLRHAWHLSLLAMAAKAPVLVLLDDVQWIDAVSAEVIAYAVRRIGSAPVRGVVAGRLPEIVPLDDDGPSAIPPTALIPGPVLRLPVPPLTAEDLAALFDAYGLPARTAAAIHADSAGNPYLALTLAGASTDREPLPPSVALLVRERLAQLAPTERETLLWCALASRPTVRLLHRAGRGDAARDIARAAEVGLVVTDAENIRFTPPAAATLIADLANAEDRVAAHTELAAAVTFDADRERHRALASADPGAAVARSLVVAAESAQRQGSRDLAAELYLLAADRTPPDHQVHRVQWLVAAAETAAVAARPELARRAAEAVLEGDAAPLQRVKARMALIHLAGQSVATERELFALAMADAGDCPRSGGLLHLWQSWAAMINGWPAESIAESTKSAELARAVGDTSIEAMALAGVALMKRLAGEPDFDDPLRAALALPPPDMDGWLHFSPVYVMARFAALDERLEDARAMFLGMLGMVERGAVEELVNVLSALAEVSTRMGRCRDAVDYAARAQRICGQARLSPGPGWYTSAMAELAGGSVDRALTYAERGVRASEQESDLVYLRRHLHLLGQALLRTGRPSEAVAALRRVPELEAPRGIRDPTMLRWHSDLVAGLVATGELDEAADLLVDCRDRLTRVPEPAGVAAQLDRAEAFLQAARGDTDSAVDLLRGAESVFTALGQPLETGHCLLVRARVERGRRRYAAAREPARRAVALFTAAEATPWTEHAERMLARLAGAVDAGRPRSELTGTEARIAEMVAEGATNREIADRLFISVKTVEAALTRVYRKLGIRSRTQLAAHLREG, encoded by the coding sequence GTGATCGGTGCCGTAGTAGGCCGCGACCCACTCCTAGCCGAGATCCACGACCGCCTGTCGCACGGCGGCGGCGTAGTCCTCACCGGCCCCAGCGGCATCGGCAAGACCACCATCCTCGACGCCCTCACCGCCGCACACCCATCAGTCCTCCGCGCCACCGCAGCCGAAGGCGAACGCTGGATCCGCAGCGGCGTCCTCGCCGAACTCCTGGCCCAAGTACCCTCCCCGATCATCGCCGCGCTGCCCGACGAGTTCCGGGCCGCCGCGACCGAGGTCCTCACCGGCCGCCGCGACGACGGTGGGATGCCGTTGCGGCATGCCTGGCACCTGTCGTTGCTTGCCATGGCCGCCAAAGCGCCGGTGCTCGTGCTGCTCGATGACGTCCAGTGGATCGATGCGGTGTCTGCGGAGGTCATCGCCTACGCGGTGCGCCGCATCGGGTCTGCGCCGGTTCGTGGGGTGGTCGCGGGGCGGCTACCCGAGATCGTGCCGCTCGATGACGATGGCCCTAGCGCGATCCCGCCCACCGCGCTCATCCCCGGTCCCGTGCTGCGCTTACCCGTCCCGCCGCTGACCGCCGAAGACCTCGCCGCGCTGTTCGATGCCTACGGACTACCCGCGCGCACTGCCGCTGCGATCCACGCAGACTCGGCGGGCAATCCCTACCTAGCGCTCACCTTGGCTGGCGCGTCCACTGACCGTGAACCTCTCCCGCCCTCCGTGGCCCTCTTAGTCCGGGAACGGTTGGCTCAACTCGCACCGACAGAACGCGAAACCCTGCTCTGGTGCGCTCTCGCATCCCGCCCCACCGTGCGCCTCTTACACCGCGCGGGACGTGGTGATGCTGCTCGCGATATCGCCCGTGCGGCCGAGGTCGGTCTCGTGGTGACCGACGCGGAGAACATCAGGTTCACCCCACCCGCTGCCGCGACTCTTATCGCCGACCTCGCCAACGCCGAGGATCGCGTCGCAGCGCACACTGAACTCGCCGCGGCCGTCACCTTCGATGCCGACCGGGAACGCCACCGCGCGCTGGCTTCCGCGGACCCGGGCGCCGCCGTGGCCCGCTCGCTGGTCGTCGCCGCGGAAAGCGCGCAGCGCCAGGGATCCCGCGACCTCGCCGCCGAGCTGTACCTGCTCGCGGCCGACCGCACCCCGCCCGACCACCAGGTTCACCGCGTGCAGTGGCTGGTCGCGGCCGCCGAGACCGCTGCCGTCGCCGCGCGGCCCGAGTTGGCCCGCCGCGCCGCCGAGGCTGTGTTGGAGGGTGACGCCGCGCCGCTACAGCGGGTCAAGGCGCGGATGGCGTTGATCCACCTCGCGGGCCAGAGCGTCGCCACGGAGCGGGAGTTGTTCGCGCTGGCCATGGCCGACGCGGGGGACTGCCCGCGCTCGGGCGGGTTGCTGCACCTGTGGCAGTCCTGGGCGGCGATGATCAACGGGTGGCCTGCGGAGTCGATCGCCGAGTCCACCAAGTCCGCAGAGCTGGCCCGCGCCGTGGGCGACACCTCCATCGAGGCGATGGCCCTGGCGGGTGTCGCGCTGATGAAGCGCCTGGCAGGCGAACCGGACTTCGACGACCCGCTGCGCGCCGCGCTGGCCCTGCCGCCGCCGGACATGGACGGGTGGCTGCACTTCTCCCCGGTGTACGTCATGGCCCGCTTCGCCGCGCTCGACGAACGGCTCGAGGACGCCCGCGCCATGTTCCTGGGCATGCTCGGCATGGTCGAGCGCGGCGCGGTCGAGGAACTGGTCAACGTGCTCAGCGCCCTCGCCGAGGTCTCCACCAGGATGGGCCGCTGCCGCGACGCCGTGGACTACGCCGCCCGTGCACAACGCATCTGCGGCCAGGCCCGGCTCAGTCCAGGACCCGGGTGGTACACCAGCGCGATGGCGGAACTGGCCGGTGGCAGCGTCGACCGCGCACTCACCTACGCCGAGCGCGGTGTGCGGGCTTCGGAGCAGGAGTCCGATCTCGTGTACTTGCGCAGGCACCTGCACTTGCTCGGCCAAGCCCTACTGCGCACGGGTAGGCCTAGCGAGGCCGTCGCCGCACTACGCCGCGTCCCTGAGCTCGAGGCGCCGCGCGGTATCCGCGACCCTACGATGTTGCGCTGGCACAGCGACTTGGTCGCTGGCCTAGTGGCGACCGGTGAGCTCGACGAGGCGGCTGACTTGCTCGTCGACTGCCGCGACCGCTTGACCAGGGTCCCCGAACCCGCTGGCGTGGCCGCGCAACTCGACCGCGCCGAGGCGTTCCTGCAGGCCGCCCGCGGCGACACCGACTCCGCGGTGGACCTGTTGCGCGGAGCCGAATCGGTGTTCACCGCGTTGGGTCAGCCGCTGGAGACCGGGCACTGCCTGCTCGTGCGCGCCCGCGTCGAACGCGGCAGGCGCCGCTACGCCGCGGCCCGCGAACCCGCCCGCCGCGCGGTAGCCCTGTTCACCGCCGCCGAGGCGACCCCGTGGACCGAGCACGCCGAGCGGATGCTCGCCCGGCTCGCCGGGGCCGTTGACGCCGGGCGCCCGCGCAGCGAGCTGACCGGCACGGAGGCCCGCATCGCCGAGATGGTCGCCGAGGGCGCCACCAACCGGGAGATCGCCGACCGCCTGTTCATCAGCGTCAAGACCGTCGAGGCGGCCCTCACCAGGGTCTACCGCAAACTCGGCATCCGCTCCCGCACCCAGTTGGCGGCGCACCTGCGCGAGGGGTGA